In the genome of Nitrospira sp. MA-1, one region contains:
- a CDS encoding HNH endonuclease, which yields MEPELTCAFCEQPATTRDHVPPKSLFKTSPPDNLITVPACFSCNNEASTDDQWFRNYLVSDDRIKNHPEAKELNNALARSLQRPQGVGLQEYMDRNLKRFSLITESGLFYGEGTALENDFKREGRILTRIMKGLYYHELKKHHPTHNINSVYSSKKAFSPDPKVREERQNVILDLINDLKNEPIKKIGNDVFSYKWGMAKDNPDASFWVLVFFHAIPFSVISIPP from the coding sequence ATGGAACCTGAATTAACATGTGCGTTTTGTGAGCAGCCAGCTACAACAAGAGATCATGTTCCTCCCAAAAGCCTTTTTAAAACATCTCCTCCAGATAATTTAATAACAGTCCCGGCCTGCTTTTCCTGTAATAATGAAGCTTCTACTGATGACCAATGGTTTCGCAATTATCTCGTATCTGACGATCGAATAAAGAATCATCCGGAAGCAAAAGAATTGAATAATGCTTTAGCGCGATCGCTTCAAAGGCCTCAAGGTGTAGGCCTTCAAGAATATATGGATCGAAATTTAAAGCGTTTTTCTTTGATTACGGAAAGTGGTCTTTTTTACGGCGAAGGGACAGCTTTAGAAAATGATTTCAAGCGAGAGGGCAGGATTTTAACACGGATTATGAAAGGCCTTTATTATCACGAGCTTAAAAAACATCATCCAACCCATAACATTAATTCAGTTTATTCGTCCAAAAAAGCCTTTTCACCAGACCCAAAAGTACGAGAGGAGCGCCAGAACGTAATTTTGGATTTGATTAATGATTTAAAAAATGAGCCTATTAAGAAAATAGGCAATGACGTATTTTCTTATAAATGGGGTATGGCTAAAGATAATCCTGACGCAAGTTTTTGGGTGTTAGTATTCTTTCATGCTATCCCCTTTTCGGTTATTTCGATACCTCCTTAA